A region of the Candidatus Poribacteria bacterium genome:
CGCACATTATTTCGTGAAGGAGCAGCCCAGGCTTTCAGACGGCGGGATGTTAGCGGAGCTGGCTCGGCGATACCCCGAGGCTATACTGATATGCGCTCACGTCTGCGGAGGAGGGGATTGGGGGTGGACGATAAAGGCTTTGCGTAACGTCCCGAACGTTTACCTTGACACGAGCGGAAGCGTGACCGATGAGGGTGTGATAGAGATGGCGGCACGGATACTCGGGGTGGAGCGTCTCCTTTTCGGCTGCGATATGTCCATGACGGCGGGCATCGGAAAGATACGCTCGGCACGCTTGAGCGATGAGGAGAAAAGGAAGATACTGGGCGAAAACATGCTGCGGATTTTGGAGAGGAGGGGAGTGCGATGCTGATAGATGTGAACGCATATCTCGGTCATTTCGCCTTCAGGCGTCTGCGATACAATACCGCAGAGGAACTGCTTAAGCTTATGGACGAGAAAGGAATAGACAAAGCCATCGTCTCAAGCGCAAGCGCCATCACCTACCGGAACGCCCAATCCGGAAACGAGGAGCTTTTCGAGGAGGTGAAAGGGCACGAGGACAGGTTGATCCCGTTTGCCGTCATAAACCCCGCTTATGCCGGATGGGAGGACGACCTGAGGATATGCCGTGAGGAGTTCGGGATGAAGGGCTTGCGGCTCTATCCCAAATGGCACAACTATGAGCTTTCAGACCCCCGCTGCGTGGAGCTGGTAAACCGAGCGACCGAGATGGGGATGGTAATCTCTATACCGATACGTGTGGAGGATTACCGTCAGCGCAGCTGGCTGGTTGATGTGCCCGATGTGCCGCTGGATGAGATAGCGGAGCTGGTGAGAAGATGCCCGGAGGCGAAGTTCGTTCTCGTAAACGGGATAGGGTTCGTCAACTCACCGTTGGGGCAAAAGGGGAGCGAGCTTCCTCCGAACTACTTCATAGAGATCTCACGTCTGAGCGCCCTGCTTCGAAACGAGATAGGTCAACTGATAGAGAACATCGGCGCCGAGCGCATCGTCTTCGGAACTGGCATCCCGTTCAAGTATCCCGACCCATCGCTTGTGAAGCTTGAGGTGTTGGAGATAAGCGAAGATGAGAAGGAGATGATCAGGTGGAAAAACGCCGCCAAACTGCTCGGTATCGTCTGAGAAGGAGGTTAGTATTGATGTGCCTTGTGTGTCTGATTTTAACGGGTGCCATCAGCACAGGTGTCACCGGTATGACGGACTCGGAAAGGGAGTGGATGATCAGGCGGGTTGAGGAGAGGATAGATGAGATAGGCCTCTCATCCGCGCAGACCGGGGACTCCGGAGCTTTAAGTTGGGGTGAAGGGCACATTCTCTACGCGATCATCAACATGTTCTACGCCACAGGCGACACCAAATGGCTGGACATCTTCAAGCGACATGTTGACACGGCCCTCTGTTTCCTCACGGACCACGATGACGATGGCTTTCTGAGCTGGCACACCAACTACTACACGCCTGAGCCGGCAAGGTTGAAAGCGTTCGCCGCTGCCGGAAACAGGGGAACGGGGAGGATAGAGGTTCAGGAGGAGATAACGAAGAAGGAGTCCTGGAACACACGCACCGTGAACCACCGGTTCAGGGTTCTGTTCCTCACTAAGATAAGTTTCATCGTGATAGATGAGGAGATGAAGATGCCTGCTCTCCTCTCACCCCACTCGAAACCGGGTCTTCACTGGCTTCCCATGCAAAGGTATGAGCCAGGGGAGGTGGTCTGGCGTGCCAGGGGGCTCAGGTTCAAGA
Encoded here:
- a CDS encoding amidohydrolase family protein produces the protein MLIDVNAYLGHFAFRRLRYNTAEELLKLMDEKGIDKAIVSSASAITYRNAQSGNEELFEEVKGHEDRLIPFAVINPAYAGWEDDLRICREEFGMKGLRLYPKWHNYELSDPRCVELVNRATEMGMVISIPIRVEDYRQRSWLVDVPDVPLDEIAELVRRCPEAKFVLVNGIGFVNSPLGQKGSELPPNYFIEISRLSALLRNEIGQLIENIGAERIVFGTGIPFKYPDPSLVKLEVLEISEDEKEMIRWKNAAKLLGIV